From Phycisphaerae bacterium, one genomic window encodes:
- a CDS encoding excinuclease ABC subunit UvrC codes for MAELPKSPGVYLLKDRDGVVLYVGKARELRSRVASYFQDSADLLNTRGPRIAHMTTLVEEIDFLECDSEVDALLKENRLIKDIQPHYNEQLKDDKTFPYIEITTGDDFPGVYVTRKPRPRGSKLYGPFLNAAGIREAVNALQKVFKYRTCTLEIRADDEQRRFFRPCLLHAIHQCSAPCADRISPAAYAADIQRLRKLLGSKRSALLRQLRQEMEQAAAAKRYEDAAVLRDRLQAIESLSLSGDPDEHVQPEAFFIDPTAGLEKLQSVLDLPERPRIIEGLDIATLHGEASVGSLVCFIDGKPFKSGYRRFRIKTVAGVDDYAMIREVIARRYKYAAVAEELYPDVILIDGGLGQLHAALDAFEHLRQAIETEGQHAVKPAMVVSLAKREELVYVQARSAPLKLARNNEALRLLQHVRDEAHRFGQHYHHVVRRKQAFDEDVAAGRRPPPRKRPGKTRDTNIVVEHDDSALPPPDDARQA; via the coding sequence ATCGCCGAGCTGCCCAAGAGCCCGGGCGTATACCTGCTGAAGGACCGCGACGGGGTGGTACTGTACGTCGGCAAGGCCCGCGAGCTGCGCTCCCGCGTGGCGAGCTACTTCCAGGACTCCGCCGACCTGCTCAATACGCGCGGCCCGCGCATCGCCCACATGACCACGCTGGTCGAGGAGATCGATTTCCTGGAATGCGACAGCGAAGTCGACGCGTTGCTCAAGGAAAACCGCCTCATCAAGGACATCCAGCCCCACTACAACGAGCAGCTCAAAGACGACAAAACCTTTCCATACATCGAAATCACGACGGGCGACGACTTCCCCGGCGTGTATGTCACCCGCAAGCCCCGCCCGCGCGGCAGCAAGCTGTACGGCCCGTTTCTCAACGCGGCCGGCATCCGCGAGGCCGTGAACGCCCTGCAGAAGGTATTCAAGTACCGCACGTGCACGCTCGAGATCCGCGCCGACGACGAGCAGCGCCGCTTCTTCCGGCCCTGCCTGCTGCACGCGATCCACCAATGCAGCGCCCCGTGCGCCGACCGGATCAGCCCGGCCGCCTACGCCGCCGACATACAACGACTGCGTAAGCTCCTGGGCTCCAAGCGGAGTGCGCTGCTGCGCCAGTTGCGGCAGGAGATGGAGCAGGCCGCCGCGGCGAAACGCTACGAGGACGCGGCCGTGCTGCGCGACCGGTTGCAGGCCATCGAGTCGCTGTCGCTAAGCGGCGACCCCGACGAGCACGTGCAACCTGAAGCATTCTTCATCGATCCCACCGCCGGACTGGAGAAGCTCCAGTCCGTGCTCGACCTGCCGGAGCGGCCACGCATCATCGAGGGACTCGATATCGCCACGCTGCATGGCGAGGCGTCGGTCGGGTCGCTGGTGTGCTTCATCGACGGCAAACCGTTCAAGAGCGGCTATCGCCGGTTCCGGATCAAGACGGTCGCCGGGGTGGACGACTACGCGATGATCCGGGAGGTCATCGCGCGCCGGTACAAGTACGCCGCCGTCGCCGAGGAGTTGTATCCGGACGTGATCCTGATCGACGGCGGGCTCGGGCAACTGCACGCCGCCCTGGATGCATTCGAGCATCTGCGCCAGGCGATCGAGACGGAGGGCCAGCACGCCGTGAAGCCGGCGATGGTGGTGTCGCTGGCGAAGCGCGAGGAGCTGGTGTATGTGCAGGCGCGCAGCGCGCCGCTGAAGCTGGCGCGGAACAACGAGGCGCTCCGTCTGCTGCAGCACGTCCGCGACGAAGCCCACCGCTTCGGCCAGCACTACCACCACGTCGTCCGGCGCAAGCAGGCGTTTGACGAGGACGTCGCCGCAGGCCGCCGGCCGCCGCCGCGCAAGCGCCCGGGCAAGACGCGGGACACGAACATCGTCGTCGAGCATGACGATTCCGCGTTGCCGCCGCCCGATGACGCGCGGCAGGCGTGA
- a CDS encoding histone H1, translated as MDEYLKLKQLVDEVADDIYKAVGGNKAAGTRVRKIMQDIKNTAQEVRKKVLDLRGADEPPAPPQ; from the coding sequence ATGGACGAGTATCTCAAGCTCAAGCAGCTCGTCGACGAGGTGGCGGACGACATCTACAAGGCCGTCGGCGGCAACAAGGCGGCCGGGACGCGCGTGCGCAAGATCATGCAGGACATCAAGAACACCGCGCAAGAAGTGCGCAAGAAGGTCCTCGACCTGCGCGGGGCCGATGAGCCGCCGGCGCCGCCGCAGTGA
- a CDS encoding beta-hydroxyacyl-ACP dehydratase, whose product MPPPLILDPARLDFSHPIAGPAEIERINPHRHEFRLLDGVVLLDLERAVYAGYHDIHPDAFWVRGHIPGRPLFPGVLMIEAAAQLASFLFRHVFPNSGFIGFTGVDKAKFRGVVTPPSRLVIVGRGTQLKPRRMICESQGFVDHTMIFECEITGMPV is encoded by the coding sequence ATGCCGCCGCCGCTCATCCTCGACCCCGCGCGCCTGGACTTCTCCCACCCCATCGCCGGTCCGGCCGAGATCGAACGCATCAATCCGCACCGCCACGAGTTCCGCCTGCTCGACGGCGTGGTGCTGCTCGACCTGGAGCGGGCGGTCTACGCCGGCTACCACGATATTCACCCGGATGCCTTCTGGGTGCGCGGTCACATTCCCGGCCGGCCGCTGTTCCCGGGCGTGCTGATGATCGAGGCCGCCGCCCAACTGGCGAGCTTCCTGTTCCGGCACGTGTTTCCGAACTCCGGGTTCATCGGGTTCACGGGCGTTGACAAGGCGAAGTTCCGCGGCGTCGTCACGCCGCCGAGTCGCCTCGTGATCGTCGGGCGCGGTACGCAGCTCAAGCCGCGGCGGATGATTTGCGAGTCGCAGGGTTTCGTTGACCACACGATGATCTTCGAGTGCGAGATCACGGGAATGCCCGTGTAG
- a CDS encoding nucleotide sugar dehydrogenase: MTQAQVLRQKITDRKVVVGVVGLGYVGLPLVREFCNSGIRVIGFDIDTRKVRMLKAGQTYIEHLPGGFFKDLIQRRLFRPTADMNELSKPDAILIAVPTPLDKMHEPDMSYIESTTRDIAQRLRPGQLIVLESTTYPGTTREVVQPMLDQTGLKLDRDYFLAFSPEREDPGRTDITTRQIPKVVGGATPTSGKLAAAVYALALETVVPVPTCEVAEAAKIVENVYRCVNIALVNELKMLFDRMGIDVWDVIEAAKTKPFGYQPFYPGPGLGGHCIPIDPFYLSWKAREYKMRTRFIELAGEINTRMPDYVVSRVMETLNERGKALRGARVLVLGLAYKKDVDDVRESPSVTLIELLQERGALVDYHDPHIPVAKPMREHNLTHMKSVPLTKTQLKRYDCVLIATDHSTVDYDLVCRHAALVVDTRNATARKKRPAKRVVKA, encoded by the coding sequence ATGACACAGGCGCAGGTGTTGCGGCAGAAGATCACGGACCGCAAGGTGGTGGTCGGCGTGGTCGGTCTTGGTTACGTCGGTCTTCCGCTGGTGCGGGAGTTCTGCAACTCGGGGATCCGCGTGATCGGCTTCGACATCGACACCCGCAAGGTGCGGATGTTGAAGGCCGGCCAGACCTACATCGAGCACCTGCCCGGGGGGTTCTTCAAGGACCTGATTCAGCGGCGGCTGTTCCGGCCGACGGCCGACATGAACGAGCTCAGCAAGCCGGATGCGATCCTGATCGCCGTGCCGACGCCGCTCGACAAGATGCATGAGCCTGACATGTCGTACATCGAGAGCACGACCCGGGACATCGCCCAGCGTCTGCGGCCGGGGCAGTTGATCGTGCTGGAGTCCACGACGTATCCCGGGACGACGCGCGAGGTCGTGCAGCCGATGCTGGACCAGACCGGCCTCAAGCTGGACCGCGACTATTTCCTGGCGTTCTCGCCGGAGCGTGAGGATCCGGGCCGGACGGACATCACGACGCGGCAGATTCCAAAGGTGGTGGGTGGGGCGACGCCGACGAGCGGGAAGCTGGCGGCCGCGGTGTATGCGCTGGCGCTGGAGACGGTCGTGCCGGTGCCGACGTGCGAGGTCGCGGAGGCGGCGAAGATCGTGGAGAACGTCTATCGCTGCGTGAACATCGCCCTGGTGAACGAGCTGAAGATGCTGTTCGACCGGATGGGCATCGACGTGTGGGACGTGATCGAGGCGGCGAAGACGAAACCGTTCGGGTATCAGCCGTTCTACCCCGGCCCCGGGCTCGGCGGGCACTGCATCCCGATCGACCCGTTCTACCTGTCGTGGAAGGCACGCGAATACAAGATGCGGACGCGGTTCATCGAGCTGGCCGGCGAGATCAACACGCGCATGCCGGACTACGTCGTGAGCCGGGTGATGGAGACGCTGAACGAGCGTGGCAAGGCGCTGCGCGGCGCGCGGGTGCTCGTGCTGGGGCTGGCGTACAAGAAGGACGTCGACGATGTGCGCGAGTCACCGTCGGTGACGCTGATCGAGCTGCTGCAGGAGCGGGGCGCGCTGGTGGACTATCACGACCCGCACATTCCGGTGGCCAAGCCGATGCGTGAGCACAACCTGACGCACATGAAGAGCGTGCCGCTGACGAAGACGCAGCTCAAGAGGTACGATTGCGTGCTGATCGCGACGGATCACAGCACGGTGGATTACGACCTGGTTTGCCGGCACGCGGCGCTGGTGGTCGACACGCGGAACGCGACCGCGCGCAAAAAGAGGCCGGCCAAGCGGGTGGTGAAAGCATAG
- a CDS encoding sigma-70 family RNA polymerase sigma factor — MRLGLRGSLTAAERDLLDRLVREQGPRLLAYVRHAHRLAGDADDIVAETFCRAAMNIAAVQGSGRPDLYLLTVARNLCCDRFRRPKSDPLSEPVESARVDAAASPHETAVRGEQVRALRAAVRGLPDHLREIVVLRLSAGLKFEEIAELLKIPLGTALSRMHAAVERLRTELGQTHEQ, encoded by the coding sequence GTGCGACTTGGACTTCGCGGCTCCCTGACCGCGGCCGAACGGGACTTGCTGGACCGGCTGGTGCGCGAGCAGGGGCCACGGTTGCTGGCGTACGTCCGGCACGCCCATCGCCTGGCCGGCGACGCCGACGACATTGTCGCGGAGACGTTTTGCCGGGCGGCCATGAATATCGCGGCGGTGCAGGGCAGCGGCCGTCCGGACCTGTACCTGCTGACCGTGGCGCGGAACCTGTGCTGTGATCGTTTCCGCCGGCCGAAGTCTGACCCGCTGTCGGAGCCCGTTGAGTCGGCGCGGGTGGACGCGGCGGCAAGTCCGCACGAGACAGCCGTGCGCGGTGAACAAGTCCGTGCCCTACGGGCCGCGGTGCGCGGCCTGCCCGACCACCTCCGTGAGATCGTCGTCTTGCGGCTGTCCGCCGGGCTGAAGTTCGAGGAGATCGCCGAGTTGCTCAAGATTCCGCTGGGCACGGCCCTGTCGCGGATGCACGCCGCCGTGGAGCGACTGAGGACCGAACTGGGTCAGACGCATGAACAGTGA
- a CDS encoding HDIG domain-containing protein, with protein MTRDEAWQLLCEYTPSDSLRKHGLAVEAAMRYYARLNGADEESWAVAGLLHDFDYERWPTIPEHTREGAQILRQKGVDEEIVGAVLSHVPWNLEEYPRDRPIRRTLFAVDELSGFLVACALVRPNRLEGLEPKSVKKKLKTPSFAAAVSREDIAAGPELVGLPLDEHIANCIRALQAAAGPLGLA; from the coding sequence ATGACGCGTGATGAGGCTTGGCAGTTGCTCTGTGAGTACACCCCGAGCGATTCGCTGCGGAAGCACGGCCTCGCGGTTGAGGCAGCGATGCGCTACTACGCGCGCCTGAACGGCGCCGACGAGGAGAGCTGGGCGGTCGCAGGTCTGCTCCACGATTTCGACTACGAGCGGTGGCCGACGATTCCGGAACACACACGCGAGGGAGCGCAAATCCTGCGCCAGAAGGGCGTTGACGAGGAGATCGTCGGCGCCGTGCTCTCGCATGTCCCGTGGAACCTGGAGGAGTATCCGCGCGATCGGCCGATCCGCCGCACGCTTTTCGCCGTCGACGAGCTGAGCGGGTTCCTGGTGGCGTGCGCGCTGGTGCGTCCGAACCGCCTCGAAGGGCTTGAGCCGAAGAGTGTGAAAAAAAAGTTGAAGACGCCGTCGTTCGCCGCGGCGGTTTCGCGCGAGGACATCGCGGCAGGACCCGAGCTGGTCGGGTTGCCGCTGGATGAGCATATCGCAAACTGCATCCGGGCGTTGCAGGCCGCGGCTGGACCGCTCGGCCTGGCGTGA
- a CDS encoding SPOR domain-containing protein: protein MSVSAKIWPGLVLLVGLTGCSTLTDGQRMCLADGERALREKQYSRAIERMSTFLEQVRNPPEVARAYYVRGMARALSGQRAWAYADLQRAVTETRDPQVTWQPHAMLGVLCFEDDNWDAAARAFKAAVDKMPAGPPQDALLFRLGLCAERMGRWSAATAQYRLILQRFPRGVYAAAAARRTQLGADHFAVQCGVFSRAENADQLVARLRAEGLQVYSRPEPRQDGSSYVVLEGRYASYQEANQALGRVRGYIPDAVLWP, encoded by the coding sequence ATGAGCGTTTCAGCGAAGATCTGGCCCGGGCTTGTGCTTCTGGTTGGCCTGACCGGTTGCAGCACGTTGACGGACGGACAGCGGATGTGCCTGGCCGACGGTGAACGCGCGCTGCGGGAGAAACAATACAGTCGCGCCATCGAACGGATGTCCACGTTCCTGGAGCAGGTTCGGAATCCGCCGGAAGTGGCCCGGGCGTATTATGTCCGTGGCATGGCGCGGGCGCTGTCCGGCCAGCGGGCGTGGGCGTACGCGGATCTGCAGCGTGCCGTCACCGAGACGCGTGATCCGCAGGTCACCTGGCAGCCCCACGCGATGCTCGGGGTGCTGTGCTTCGAGGATGACAACTGGGACGCGGCGGCGCGGGCCTTCAAGGCCGCCGTGGACAAGATGCCGGCCGGTCCGCCCCAGGATGCGCTGCTGTTCCGCCTGGGCCTGTGCGCGGAACGGATGGGGCGCTGGTCCGCGGCGACAGCGCAATACCGCCTGATCCTGCAGCGCTTCCCGCGGGGCGTGTACGCGGCGGCGGCGGCCCGGCGCACGCAGCTCGGGGCCGATCACTTCGCCGTTCAGTGCGGTGTGTTTTCCCGAGCCGAGAACGCCGACCAACTGGTTGCGCGGCTGCGGGCGGAAGGGCTGCAGGTCTACTCACGCCCGGAGCCGCGGCAGGACGGGTCAAGTTACGTGGTCCTGGAGGGCCGCTATGCGTCCTACCAGGAAGCGAACCAGGCCCTGGGCCGGGTGCGCGGCTACATTCCGGACGCCGTCCTCTGGCCGTGA
- the mtnA gene encoding S-methyl-5-thioribose-1-phosphate isomerase, with protein MSALDELAAPRIDRGPLGALPPTLEWVGGGDGLLRLLDQTLLPTRVATRDCATAEDVWEAIRALRVRGAPAIGVAAAYGLCLGTRPHQSLAADAFFAKVREVGAYLCSCRPTAVNLAWAVRRTSAAADEAARDGRPPWPALLMCAHQLAREDAETCRRIGENGADLIPNGGGVLTHCNAGSLATVAYGTALAPLYLAHAQGRRFQVYADETRPLLQGARLTAFELSAAGLDVTVLCDGAAASLMRAGRIQLAIVGADRIAANGDTANKIGTYGVALAARHHGIPFYVAAPCSTFDLTLASGDAIPIEQRAADEVRAGFGCPTVPPAAHCYNPAFDVTPAELLTGIITEKGIVQPVTRATIGALVGPNR; from the coding sequence ATGAGTGCGTTGGACGAACTTGCCGCACCGCGCATTGACCGCGGACCGCTCGGGGCCCTCCCACCGACGCTGGAGTGGGTCGGCGGCGGCGACGGTCTTCTTCGCTTGCTGGACCAGACGCTGCTCCCCACGCGCGTTGCCACCCGCGACTGCGCGACGGCCGAGGACGTCTGGGAAGCGATCCGCGCGCTGCGCGTGCGGGGCGCGCCGGCGATCGGCGTCGCCGCGGCCTACGGGCTGTGCCTTGGAACACGGCCACACCAGTCGCTGGCCGCCGACGCATTCTTCGCCAAGGTTCGGGAGGTCGGGGCGTATCTGTGCTCGTGTCGGCCCACCGCGGTGAACCTGGCCTGGGCGGTGCGGCGAACAAGCGCGGCGGCGGACGAGGCGGCGCGCGATGGACGACCGCCGTGGCCCGCTCTCCTCATGTGTGCGCATCAACTGGCACGCGAGGATGCCGAAACCTGCCGCCGCATTGGCGAGAACGGTGCCGACCTGATCCCGAACGGCGGCGGCGTGCTGACCCACTGCAACGCCGGCTCGCTGGCCACCGTCGCCTACGGCACGGCCCTCGCGCCGCTGTACCTGGCGCATGCCCAGGGGCGGCGCTTCCAGGTCTACGCCGATGAGACCCGGCCGCTGCTGCAGGGCGCGCGGCTGACGGCGTTTGAGCTGAGTGCCGCTGGCCTCGATGTGACCGTGCTGTGCGACGGCGCCGCGGCCAGCCTCATGCGCGCGGGGCGCATCCAGTTGGCGATTGTCGGGGCAGATCGCATTGCAGCGAACGGCGACACGGCCAACAAGATCGGGACGTACGGAGTGGCCCTGGCCGCCCGGCACCACGGCATACCATTTTATGTGGCCGCTCCATGCAGCACGTTTGATCTCACGTTGGCGTCGGGAGACGCGATTCCCATCGAGCAGCGCGCCGCTGATGAAGTCCGCGCGGGCTTTGGCTGCCCGACGGTCCCACCCGCCGCCCACTGCTACAACCCCGCGTTTGACGTGACGCCTGCCGAGTTGCTCACGGGCATCATCACGGAAAAAGGCATCGTGCAACCGGTCACGAGGGCCACAATCGGTGCCTTGGTCGGCCCGAATCGGTAG
- a CDS encoding (Fe-S)-binding protein — protein sequence MDVALFVTCLTDTFYPRVGEAVVRVLRHFGCRLYFPAGQTCCGQPAYNSGFHAEAARLVRRMATVFADYAHVVTPSASCATMIRKHGPPLLANDPPARAAAQRLADKTWEFATFLRDVLHVDIGAHLKFNEPVTFHYPCHARELYSLDDLRGWLAGGNGRDVRTPPHGDVCCGFGGVFAVDFPEVSGAMLEDKLAELTATGARLVICNEGACALQMMGGARRRGIALRFKHLAECLAESLGLLEPQP from the coding sequence ATGGACGTGGCCCTGTTCGTCACCTGCCTGACCGATACTTTCTATCCGCGCGTCGGTGAGGCTGTGGTCCGGGTGCTCCGCCACTTTGGCTGCCGCCTCTATTTCCCCGCCGGCCAGACCTGCTGCGGCCAGCCGGCCTACAACAGCGGGTTTCATGCCGAGGCAGCCCGGCTCGTGCGCCGCATGGCCACCGTTTTTGCCGACTACGCGCACGTCGTCACGCCCTCGGCCTCCTGCGCGACGATGATCAGGAAGCACGGCCCGCCGCTGCTGGCCAATGATCCGCCTGCCCGAGCGGCGGCGCAGCGGTTGGCCGACAAGACCTGGGAGTTCGCCACGTTTCTGCGCGACGTGCTTCATGTCGACATCGGCGCCCACCTGAAATTCAACGAGCCGGTGACGTTCCATTACCCCTGTCACGCCCGCGAGCTGTACAGCCTGGACGATCTGCGCGGCTGGCTGGCGGGCGGCAACGGCCGCGATGTACGCACGCCGCCGCACGGCGACGTATGCTGCGGCTTTGGCGGGGTCTTCGCGGTCGACTTCCCGGAAGTGAGCGGGGCCATGCTGGAGGACAAGCTGGCGGAACTGACCGCGACCGGGGCACGGCTGGTGATCTGCAACGAAGGTGCCTGCGCGCTGCAGATGATGGGCGGGGCCCGGCGGCGGGGGATCGCGTTGCGGTTCAAGCACCTCGCGGAATGCCTCGCCGAGTCGCTCGGCCTGCTGGAGCCCCAGCCATGA
- a CDS encoding iron-sulfur cluster-binding protein, protein MSGRDGLRGRLAAAITDQRVRTAVHLATWRKVADRAASMDALPHFEEIRARAAQIRRHTLERLPEYLGRFVERVTALGATVHFAPDAAAACQTIIEIAAARGLKLAVKSKSMTTEEVHLNDALLGAGVRVVETDLGEFIVQIDHDRPSHIITPIIHKDRRQVAQAMTRELGCEYTEDPTAMTKIARRHLRDIFRRCDLGITGVNFGIAETGSLCLLTNEGNGRMTITRPRVHVALLGIEKIIPRLRDLPVFLKLLARSSTGQAMGVYTTLISGPRRPDDVDGPQELHVVLLDNGRSGILAGPMAEVLRCIRCGACLNACPVYRNVGGHAYNSVYPGPIGSLVSPLLYGQQYDELPRASSLCGLCQRACPVEIDIPKLLVQLRVASHARQSWAKRIGIRGWAWAMRHAWMYRLGQRLMRRFLPDDGSGWIRQGVGPLKEWTAQRDLPRPPAQSFRRLWQEGLGHE, encoded by the coding sequence ATGAGCGGACGAGATGGGCTGCGCGGGCGGCTCGCCGCGGCCATCACCGACCAGCGCGTCCGTACAGCGGTGCATCTGGCGACGTGGCGGAAGGTCGCCGATCGGGCCGCGTCGATGGACGCGCTGCCGCATTTCGAAGAGATCCGCGCGCGGGCTGCCCAGATCCGCCGGCACACGCTCGAACGCCTGCCCGAATATCTCGGTCGGTTCGTGGAGCGCGTTACCGCCTTGGGCGCGACCGTGCATTTCGCGCCCGATGCCGCCGCCGCGTGCCAGACCATCATCGAGATTGCCGCGGCGCGCGGACTGAAGCTCGCCGTCAAGTCGAAGAGCATGACGACCGAGGAAGTGCACCTGAACGATGCCCTGCTCGGTGCCGGGGTGCGCGTTGTGGAGACCGATCTCGGCGAGTTCATCGTCCAGATCGACCACGACCGCCCGAGCCACATCATTACGCCCATCATCCACAAGGACCGCCGGCAGGTCGCCCAGGCCATGACCCGCGAGCTCGGCTGCGAGTACACCGAGGACCCAACGGCGATGACGAAGATCGCGCGGCGGCACCTGCGCGACATCTTCCGGCGTTGCGATCTGGGCATCACCGGCGTGAACTTCGGGATCGCCGAGACCGGGTCGCTGTGCCTGCTGACCAACGAAGGCAACGGTCGCATGACCATAACGCGGCCGCGCGTGCACGTGGCGCTGCTGGGCATCGAGAAGATCATCCCGCGGCTGCGTGACCTGCCCGTGTTTCTGAAACTCCTCGCGCGGTCGAGCACGGGGCAGGCCATGGGAGTATACACCACGCTCATCAGCGGGCCGCGCCGCCCCGACGATGTGGACGGCCCGCAGGAGCTGCACGTCGTGCTGCTGGACAACGGCCGCAGCGGCATCCTGGCCGGCCCCATGGCCGAGGTGCTTCGCTGCATCCGTTGCGGTGCGTGCCTGAACGCGTGCCCCGTGTACCGCAACGTCGGTGGCCACGCGTACAACAGCGTGTATCCCGGCCCGATCGGCAGCCTGGTGTCGCCGCTGCTGTATGGGCAACAGTATGACGAGCTGCCACGGGCGTCCAGCCTGTGCGGCCTGTGCCAGCGCGCCTGCCCGGTGGAGATCGACATTCCAAAGCTGCTGGTGCAACTGCGCGTCGCGTCACACGCACGCCAGTCGTGGGCCAAGCGCATCGGGATACGCGGCTGGGCGTGGGCCATGCGCCATGCCTGGATGTACCGACTCGGCCAGCGGCTCATGCGACGCTTCCTTCCGGATGACGGCAGCGGCTGGATTCGGCAGGGCGTGGGGCCGTTGAAGGAGTGGACCGCGCAACGCGACTTGCCCCGGCCGCCGGCACAGAGCTTCCGAAGACTGTGGCAGGAGGGTTTGGGTCATGAGTAG
- a CDS encoding lactate utilization protein C: MSSAGSLPAVSSAVRDFLARLARACPPDAASTPLPAESPATLRAVSPDDDLPARFARSAESAGCGVRRAGADDWPAAIAELLAAHSARRVLVEPQPGTALTAERAALLQTALRAAGVVVVTERDDETLFTVDAAVTGVQRAIAETGTLVCMSGAASARGASLIPPVHIALVSTDQLVADLFDLFEWLAERGALPANVNLITGPSKTADIEGVLVTGVHGPGTVHIVLV; encoded by the coding sequence ATGAGTAGCGCGGGGTCGTTGCCGGCGGTGTCGAGCGCGGTGCGGGATTTCCTCGCCCGGCTGGCGCGCGCCTGCCCGCCGGATGCGGCATCCACGCCGCTGCCCGCTGAATCTCCGGCCACATTGCGCGCCGTGAGCCCGGACGACGATCTGCCCGCCCGCTTTGCCCGGTCAGCGGAGTCCGCCGGCTGCGGCGTGCGGCGTGCGGGCGCGGATGATTGGCCGGCGGCCATCGCGGAGCTTCTGGCGGCCCACAGCGCACGTCGCGTGCTGGTCGAACCGCAGCCGGGAACGGCGCTCACTGCCGAGCGCGCGGCGTTGCTGCAAACCGCGCTGCGGGCGGCCGGCGTAGTCGTGGTCACGGAGCGCGACGACGAGACGCTGTTCACGGTGGACGCGGCGGTCACCGGCGTGCAGCGGGCCATCGCCGAGACCGGTACGCTGGTGTGCATGTCCGGCGCGGCGTCGGCGCGTGGCGCGTCGCTGATTCCGCCCGTGCACATTGCGTTGGTCAGCACGGACCAGCTCGTCGCGGACCTGTTCGACCTCTTCGAATGGCTGGCTGAGCGCGGCGCGCTGCCGGCGAACGTGAACCTGATCACCGGCCCGAGCAAGACGGCGGACATTGAGGGTGTGCTCGTGACCGGCGTACACGGCCCGGGGACGGTTCACATCGTCCTGGTCTAG
- a CDS encoding tetratricopeptide repeat protein has product MQPDDIDALLDRANRLLEAGRPDESLRCLDEIEPAGLEADDRIEWASLRAWALTEMGRDDEALETLDPMIEEFPKSARLLGTLGVVLSNSDDLEDARDALEEAVELSPEDEVSLANLALVHEKLREYDRAIELYDRALNLGADIDWVLQRKAAALTETGRYDDAKVTLKRYLSLVPEDAAQWIALAILHSDDDEYADAFACYERAERIDPRSAALRLNWGVTAVRAQRLRVARLQLKQLERLEPRSTRPWLLRAFILEEEGQVSAARLIYERILTRTRFGDHGELSYALEMAMDFFARHQMKPRCERLLRRAYAANACTVELCEAYREATGEPVEKAYWFSVLVEADYRAGLAEVRERRARHPQRFTRFVRAFQVVARNHDEALGIVMDFARHMGETNPVIREIVGEETIESTYTGVYEVETESFVFADEQGT; this is encoded by the coding sequence ATGCAACCCGACGACATTGATGCGCTGTTGGACCGGGCGAACCGGCTGCTCGAAGCGGGGCGGCCGGACGAGTCGCTGCGGTGCCTGGATGAGATTGAGCCGGCTGGTCTGGAGGCGGACGACCGCATCGAGTGGGCCAGTCTGCGCGCCTGGGCCCTGACGGAGATGGGGCGCGACGACGAGGCGCTCGAGACGCTGGATCCGATGATCGAGGAGTTTCCGAAGTCGGCCCGGCTGCTCGGCACGCTGGGGGTGGTCCTGTCGAACTCCGATGATCTGGAAGACGCGCGTGACGCGCTGGAAGAGGCGGTCGAGCTGAGCCCCGAGGACGAGGTCTCGCTGGCAAACCTGGCGCTGGTGCACGAGAAACTGCGGGAGTACGACCGGGCAATCGAATTGTACGACCGCGCGCTGAATCTGGGCGCCGACATCGACTGGGTCCTGCAGCGCAAGGCCGCCGCGCTGACCGAAACCGGCCGCTACGACGACGCGAAGGTCACGCTCAAGCGCTATCTTTCGCTGGTGCCCGAGGACGCCGCGCAGTGGATCGCGCTGGCGATCCTGCACAGCGACGACGACGAATACGCGGACGCGTTTGCCTGCTACGAGCGGGCGGAGCGTATCGACCCGCGCTCGGCCGCGCTGCGACTCAACTGGGGGGTGACGGCCGTGCGGGCCCAGCGGCTGCGTGTGGCCCGCTTGCAGCTCAAGCAGCTCGAACGGCTCGAACCGCGCTCGACGCGCCCCTGGCTGCTGCGGGCGTTCATCCTGGAGGAGGAGGGCCAGGTCAGCGCCGCGCGCCTGATCTACGAACGCATCCTCACCCGGACGCGTTTCGGCGACCACGGCGAACTGAGCTACGCGCTGGAAATGGCGATGGATTTCTTCGCCCGGCACCAGATGAAACCACGCTGCGAACGGCTGCTCCGGCGGGCGTATGCCGCCAACGCCTGCACGGTCGAGCTGTGCGAGGCGTATCGCGAGGCGACCGGCGAGCCGGTGGAAAAGGCGTACTGGTTCAGCGTGCTCGTCGAGGCGGATTACCGCGCCGGGCTGGCCGAGGTCCGCGAGCGCCGCGCGCGGCATCCGCAGCGTTTCACGCGTTTCGTGCGGGCGTTCCAGGTGGTCGCGCGGAACCACGACGAAGCCCTGGGCATCGTCATGGACTTCGCCCGCCACATGGGCGAGACGAACCCGGTGATCCGCGAGATCGTCGGCGAGGAGACGATCGAAAGCACCTACACCGGGGTCTATGAGGTGGAGACGGAGAGCTTCGTCTTCGCCGACGAGCAGGGTACGTAG